Within the Methanobacterium sp. BRmetb2 genome, the region ATTTTGGAGGAAAAATCTCTCCTAAATCGCCTCCACAATACTGACAAATACTTTCAAGGGTATATTCTCCGCAAGACTTGCACCTTTTCATCTTCATCTTCATTCTAACTCACGGTAAAATTCGCCTTTACCTTCTGCAGCTACTACAGCATCAATACATTTATCTGCTGCATCTTTTAACATTTTTTCCGCTTGAATGTAATCAGTTGATTTAACAATCAATCTATAACGGGGTGCTCCCACACACTGTACAGATATATTGTCATCTTCAGCTTTCATTAGAGCTTCTTTTATGACTTCAACACCATTAATAGAATACGATTCTAAATCCACATATCCAGTTATTTGAACTTCAGGAGGCACAATATTCTTTTTAGCTATCTCTGTTATTATTTTAGCCCATTCAGAATCTATTCCCTTATCTAGTAATGCATTTTCGCCTTCTTCTGCTGCAGTTTCAAATGCACCATATAAATCTCCAAATGTATCCATCAGTTCATATCCGACTTCATTGTATGCCATGTCTAAATCTTTACCAAGACTTTTTGCAGAAAATTCTAGTAATTTTTCTGCCTTTTGTTCAATTTTCCATTGTTGTATCTTTTTGGTTCTTTGATCTTCCCTGATACGCTTCATGGAAACGTCTACATGGCCTTTTCGTGGATTAACCCTTAGAACTCGAGCTACAATTTTCTGGTTTTCTCGAACATAGTCTCTTATATTTTTCACCCAACCTGATGAAACTTCAGATATGTGGATAAATGCTTCTTTACCTTCATATTCTTCCAGGCTGGCGAATGCACCATAATTTAAAACCTTATGAACCGTTCCTACTACGAGTTCGCCTTCATCTGGCCATTGACTTTTCCTTCTTACCATTTGAACACCTTATTGGACATTTAATCTAAAACTTCAACCACTTGTGCTAAAATTTCGGATTTGCCACCCTTTGGTTTAACCAGTGTCTTTCCGCAAATTATACACTGTACAACTGAGGCTGCGTGATCAAATACTATTTGCTGATTTCCGCAGTCCATACATTTAACTTTCAAATAATTACTTTGGTGGTTTTGAAATATAACCATGATAATCACCTTGCAACAAAGTCTACTTTTCCCACACGGAATGAATTTCTTTTTATATGGGATTTTCCACATTCTTTACATTTGTATCTTAGATCCAGTTTTTTAACTGGTTTGTTACCTGATGGTAATGGTCTGGGGTAACCCCTGTAACCACTTGTAACTCTTCGGAACTGTCTTTGTCCCCATTTTAATTCGCTTGCTTTTCTTTTTTTGGATTGAAAAACTTCATGATCTGTATGTTTTTTACAACTTGGACAGTAAGTTCTCCTTTGTTTAGGAATTTTCATATAATCACCTCTTAATCTTAGAAAAATAAGTTGTAAGCATTTATACTTATTTTTAAATTATTAAATAAAAAGTTTAATATTGAAATCATTTATCTGTTAATACGTTATTTATATGTTTGGATATACTTCCCTTTTTTACTGCGGATAATAATAGATGCATTAGCTTCAGGCAGGGTAATCACATCTTGAGGATAGATGGGACCATAGACATTTTTATCTACACCAACAATGGAAGGAAACTCTTCATAAACTATGACTGCTTTAAAATTTTCTCTTTGTTTTTTAAGAGAATCTGAAGCCTTTTCTAACTCCTTCAAACTATAGGCATTGACTCCTTTTTTATACTGGAATTCTGTATCTACATCTTTTGCTGTTTCCCCAGTTTTTTGGGGGGAAATTTCGGGTTTAATTTTTGTATGAGAAGTTTTAATATCTTTATATGCCCTCTTCTCTTTTTTTTCGTCTTTTTTAATTTTTGTACTTGAAAGATCTTCCTTAAGAGTTTCAGATCCTGAATCAAGTTCCTGTTCATCAATAGATAATAATTGTAGTGAAGGAATTAGTTTTCCCCGATATTCTTTTATAACGCCAATAAGAGCAAAATAAAGTTCTTCTTCTTCGGGTGTGAGGTTTAGTGGAGTGGTATCCTGGAGATCGAACTTTGGTTTTCCCTTAAATAAATGGTAAGACCTTTGAACATTCATAACTGCGCTATCGGTGATTTTATGCTCACGTTTTTCGCATATTTCCATGGTTATTCTTTGTGTATCCCTAAAAAGATAATATTCCGGACAAAAAGGGTCATTATCAATCCGCTTAGTGAGTTGATCAACATATTCGTGGACTTTCTTATAGAAATTATCCCCCACCCGAGCTAAGCCACCAGTACTTCTTTCTTTTTTTTGAATAGTTCTCAATTTTTGGAAAAACTCATCCAACCTTATTCCTCGCTTTTACTCCTTATGGAGCATTTTCATCCGTATTATTCCTTAATCTGTAAAGTAATCCAATGTACACCTCTACAAACATTAAGGACTATTTAGAAAATTGAAACCATTAATATATGATTTTGAAAAAATTTAAATTTAATAAACTAAATTTAAACCTCTTCAAATCTTTAGAATAACTACTATTAGTTTATTCTTCACTTTCAATTCTTGGTGCTAACAAGAAACTGAGTTCTCCATCATCAGATACCATTTTAAGACGTAGATTCAACGGCATGTCATTACCTAATCTCAAGGAAATTATATCTGAGAATTTATCTGCTTTCAGCATTTCTTTAATTTTCTCCAGTGAAAAGACAGATTTAGCCTTTTCTTCAATTTTTTCACCGTGTAGATACTCTATTTTGGCATCTCCAAATTCCCCTTCTGCTGATGCAAAGAATTTATCCTCATCTACCGTAAGAACTATCTTATCTGAGAATATGTCAATATCCTGAATTGAATCTTTAAGTAAGCTGAACGGAACTTCAAATACCGTTGGATATTCCAGTTCTGGAGGGGCTGGAGCTTCATATTCTATATCAATTAACCTTATTTTGAATACACGTCGAGCTTCTCCCTCAAAAGTAACAATCAAATTTCCTTCATCAAGTGATAATTCTAAAACATCGTCGGCTTTGGCCCTTTTTAGAACTTTCATTAATTCTTCAGTGTCCACGTTAATTTTTTGTGGTTCACTGCAAGAATATTCATCAAAAAGATCGGCTTTAAGTTCCAGATGTACAAATGTGATGTGGGATCTGTCAAGTGCATCAAGTCTTAATCCTTCATTATCTGTTTGCATCTGAACTTCATCTACAATGGATGAAATAGCATCAAAACTCGTTTTTAAGATACTTGGATCGGTTAGAACTGCTTTAAACATTTTTTTCCTCCTTTATCTACTTCTATTTTTTTTTAGAAACTTTTGAATTGGATTTATCTATATCTTCTGATTTTTTTTCAACAACTTTAAGATCTTTAAATAACTTATTAAGAAAAGTTTTATTTAATAATTTATAAGCCACAGCAATGGCCATTACAATAACTCCAATAAGTATCATGAAAACTGCTAAAACAGCTCTTTCACCAAAAACAACATTATCCGCTACTTTTTCTGATGAACCAGATAAAATTATGATTCCAAGTATAATCAGAAGCACTCCAATTATCAAGGTTACTATATTAACCCATGTAAGTTTTTCAGACTTGAATGAATCAATAAACTTGCGTTCCAGTTCAAAAATTTTATCTGAACCGGGCAATACATGATGATTATTTGGAGATTCTTCTGAAGTTTTAGGTTCTTCTTTGGTTTCGTGAGGTTTATGGTGATTTGTTGATTTACTAGAAGGAGTTTCAGAACTTTTATCCTCCGTTTCAACTTCAATACTTGTTTTTTCAAGATAATTGTTAAAAAGAACTTTTAATTTAGAAAAGAAGCGATTATCCTGTTTAACAGACTCATTTGAACCTTTTTTTTCCGCCTTTTTTTCAGATCCTTTCATTTAAAAAGCTCCTAACTCAATGATTAGTTAATCATATTCACGCCAAGTTTGACCACAAGCAGTACATCTTAAAAACCTGGTTTCGGATTCATCTGCTCTTCTAGTTTGTTGAAGCCACCAAAAAGCTTCTTTATTCCCGCATTTAGGACAAATGGCCCTGGTGGTTGGTAATGTTTTTATATCATCTCCTGTGAAAATTACAGTTTCTTTGGTAGATATTTTCTGAGAAACTTCATATTGATTTGATAACTCTTTGGTTATCTTCTTTTCTTCTCCACAGGACTTACATACAAAACATCCATCTTTATTAGGAAACATGATAGTTCCACATTTTGGACAAAATTCCATTTTTATCCTCCTTAACTTGTAAAATTGTTAAATTTAATTCATTTCAGTAGTTCTTACACAAATCTGAAATGAATGCAAAATCTATAACATATTAATTTATTTTTAAGTATATTATTGAATATATTAAGTGTAAATATTCTATTTTGTCTTTATATTTTATATTAATTCAAATATTATTATTTAAAGTATTATTTTTGTATTTTGACACAAATTTTATTATTTATTATAATTGGGATTATTTAGGAATTAACTTTATCTTTAATAAATTAATCTTTTACTTAAATTTTGTAAATAATTCAATTGCCTTCTATATTTTTTATTTTTAATTTTATGGCATCCTTAATAATTTTTTCATGATCAAACGCTAATTCCAGATTAGCGATTTCCTTTAGATTAAAAAGGTTTACTTCAGATGCATCCGTATCTGCCTTTAGTTTATCCCCATCACTGGTTGCTAAAAAACATATGGATACAACATATCCCCGAGGATCCCGATCCGGATCAGAATAGACGCCAACAATTCCTTCAATATTTACATCAAGACCTGTTTCTTCTTTTGATTCCCTTATAACTGCTGATTCCACAGTTTCCCCACACTCAACAAAACCCCCAGGTAGTGCCCAATACCCTCTAAACGGTTTATTTTTTCTTTTAATCAGTATTATAGATTCATTACCACAAAATATAGCTGCATCAACAGTTAAAAGAGGTCTTTTTATAAAAACACTTCCTAGATTTTATTTATATTATATTAGTTATTAATAAAATTATGGATATTCTGCTTAGATCATCCTATTATTTATGCATTCCCCTTGGATTCGCCAGTCTCGACACCTGCTGCGATGATATGGGCTGCTCTTACTGGTTCTGGTATGGCACTTCTGGTTGTTGAGATTTTAATTATCTCTTTAGCATCATCAAGACTAATTCCGTAGGTTTGAATGAATATTGTCTCTTCATTTTCAACTTTATGAACTTCACCGGCTATTAAAACTCTATTCCACCGTTTTTCCCAGTCTTTAAAACGTTTTAAAGCCGTTTGTATTTTATCAAAATTGGGAAATTTTCGCATGACAACAATTACTGGTATTTCTGTTTTTTCAAATATTTTTTTTATATTAACAATGTTAAATCCGCCAAAAGTAATCCCATCCAGCATTATTACCCCTAATTGATCTTTATTTCTGGAAGAACAAACCATTTTAACAATTTTATCAGTTGCATCAGAACCATCAATTATTATTTGGGTTCTTAAAACACCATCCAACCATGTCCCTCCCCTGAAAACAGTTCCAATAAGCATAACTTCTCCAGAAGTGCGGGGAGTAAAAGGAGCATCATCAATTCCCAAAATACGTATCTCTTGCTTTATCTTTCTAAATCTCTTATTATTCATTTATTCATCTTTCAATTATTAAAATATAGTAATAAGCCTAAATAAGATAATATATTAAATTACTTTTTAGATTTTTTCGTTGACTTTTTAGTTTTAGCTTTACTAGTTTTAGTTGTTGACTTTTTAGCTTTACTAGTCTTGGTTGATTTTGCTTTCTTTTTAGTGGTTTTTTTAGTTTTACTGGATTTCTTAGATTTAGTTGTTTTATCAGTTTCTGCTGCAGCTATTAAATCTTTAAATTCTTCACAACGTGATTTTAATGTTTCTGATGCCTTTTTAAGTGACTTTTTAGGATTTTTAGCATTAATATATAGTTTCGGTTCCCCTACAATAGGATGTTCAATTACATATGCTGCAGATGAAACATCTTTATCTTCCATTAAAATGTTTCTAAGAGCGTTACATAATGTGTGAGATTCTCCTTCGATCTCTATCTCTAATTCTTTCTTTGTATCTTTAATAATCTTCATTTTATCCCTCATAAAATATCAAAATACTTCATTTTTACCTGAATTTTTATTAATAACTCCATAATATTTACAAAATGAATAATATACTATTGTATAATACTGTTATCAAACTTATTTCATTTAATAATTATAGTATGAAATCATATATTAAATTTTAGATTATATACTTTTCGACAATTATAAAATTACTTACTTTTCAAATGTTCTAACTCAAAACCCATAAAATGTAATGTCCATGTATACAGCAGTGTTTAAATTGGATATTAATTGAATCCAGAGTTAAGAAATGCAATGATATAACTATAATTATTGATAAGAAAATGATAGAACGTAGAATAGAATATGATAAATATATTATTCCATTAAGCGAAAGTAATCCTTTTGAATCCGATGAATTTGTTAAAATACTAAGAAAATCATATTTAAAAAACCGTCATAACACTGTCAAAATCTCCGATTTTGACGCCACAAAAAACTTCGTTTTTTTGTAGGCTTCGTGTTTGGGCCTGCGAAATTTATAAAATCTATGATTTTTGAGGATTTTGAAGGAATTTTCGAGGGTTCTTTTTTTGTTTTTAAATCTAAAATTCTAAAATATTAAATTTTAAACAATTTTCTTTATACTTTTGCTGTTTTTGATCAAATCGGTCTAAGTTCTTCAATTGCGAAGAAGCTCTTGAAGAGTTCATAGACCATGCCATCAAAATGTCTGTAATTTATTAGTTCAATAATTAGACCCTTTAAATATTTTTAAGAAAACAGCCCGTTTTGAGAAATGAGTCTCGGCCTTGACCCCGTAACTTTTTAACAAACTTTCAAACTCCATTACCATAAGTTTGGCAAGATTAATGCCCAGATTGTTAGTTATAATTATCATATGACAGTCATCATCTTCCATGTGATTTATCGTGTCGTTCGGACCTAGAACGTTTATGCCAAGGATTATTCCATCGATTAATTCCTGTAAACTACACTCTTTAAGAGGTTTATTATAGTACCATTCACATGTAAACTCTAGTGGTTTTTGATCGTTAATGTATTCTCTGAAACGCTCCATATCAGCAGTTTCTAATAACATTTTAGCGGTATTTTTATTGAAAATCATTAATAAATCTTTTATTTCTCTTCCTATCCGCATCCAAATTTCTTCTTCAATGGACAATGCAGAATACTCTTTTGAATTGTTTTCTAAGCCTTCTATGGCGATTTCTAAGACTTTTTGTTGTGTTCCATGTTTTTCTACGTGCTTTTTAAGTAATTTGTAGTGTTCTTGGGAGATAGTAGTGTTAATACGATGCTTTTTCATATTATATATCCCCTTTTTCAGTCATGCTTTATTAATTCTAGTATTTTTTTATCATTTCTTAAAACTTTCTATACGTATGATATAAAAACATACACATATTATACGCATGCTGTACAAATAAACTATTAATAATTGCGCATAAGAATAAATTTTCGATAGAAACTTACCAATAACACGAAAATAGTATATTAATTCTTTAGTTGGAGGCTTGAACTTGGATAATAAAGTTTTAGGTGGAGTACTAATAATTTTTGTAATGGTAGTGGGCGTAGCAGGTGTAATGTTCTTTAATTCAACGAATCCAAATACATTGGGGGTAATTAACCCTATTGTAAGTACAAATAACCAAACTATGGAAAATAATACCACCAATACTAATAATAATTTTCTTTCTTCATCTAATTCTGCTTTAACTGTAATCCCATTCTCAACTGGTTATAATGGTCGATCCGCACCTACTCCAAGCCCCAGTCCAACACCTGGGCCTGACCCTATTCCGGATCCTATGAATCGTATAATCACTCTTTTCGATGATTATTTGACATCTAATTATGATCAATCTTTGATGCCCGGTATGGCGGTAGTCATAGTCCAGGACGGGAAAATAATCTACATGAAAACCCTTGGAGTTAAAGATCTGGCTTCCGGAGAACCAGTTGATAAGAATACGTTATTTGGAATATGTTCCATATCCAAACAATTTACTTCAACAAATATCGCCCAATTAGTAGATAAAGGGTTGATGGGTTGGGATGATCCCATAGCTAATTACTATTCAGTTCCAGACGAATTCCTGTTATGCAGTGATTTTTATGTCAGCAATAACATCACTATTAGAGATGTTCTGATGCATAACAGTGGATTAAGTAGGGAACTGGGAAATGAGTATCCTACATATTTCAATGATTCATTTTCTGAAGCTATTTTTAAGCTCCGATACGTAGAGAATGCCACTTCTTTCCGCAGTACATATGCATATAATAGTTTAATTTATGCTTTGGCAGGTTACAGTGCAGCACAGGCAAATAATACCACATGGGATGAATTAATTAAAAAAGACATCCTGGATCCATTGGGGATGACCACTACAACTACTAGCTACTGGGATTTCTTGAATTCACCAAACCATGCCACACCTTATAAACTTCTTAAAAACGGCACCATGGTGCCCTATGATATTATTCCTGATCCAGTTGGCCCCGCAGGAAGCATATATAGCTCCATCAGTGAGATGGCCAACTGGTTGAAGTTCCAGATCGCCGATACAGGGTATTATAATGGCATACAAATTGTTTCTAAAAAGGAATTAGATGAAACACGTACCTCACAAATAAATATTACTGACCCCCTTGATTTAATGTTTGGTTCACAATATGGTTTAGGTTGGTTTATCCATCCCAATGATACAGTTCTTCCATATTATGTAAACCATCCAGGAGATAGTAGTGATTTCCATGCCCAAATTACAATTTATCCATCACAGAATTTAGGCATAGTTATATTGACCAATGGAGGAGTATATCCATCTAGTTTCAGAAGTATCTTGGATGCTAAATTCAGGCAGTTGTTAATTGGTAATGAAGATTTTGATCCATGGCCTGCTACAAAGAATGCACTTGACGCTGTATGGAAATCCGAGTCTCCCGTACCACCTTTAGTAGGTCCAACACTGAATTTAACTGGTTATGTTGGTGCTTATTCCAACATGGTCTATGGAAACATAACTATCACATCATCAAACGACACTTTGATCTGTCATTATGGAACCAATAAACAAGCCTTTAATTTAGAACATTTCAATGGTGATGTGTTTAATGAACCGTACAACGATTTTACATTTAACTTCACCGACATTTCTAATGGTAAGGCTAATAACTTAACAGTTTCATTGCCAGACTATACCACTTATCCAGCTACCAGTACAACCGCGTTCAACCGCACAAATAGCACCTAAAACTTTCCCATTTCATTATTATGAGGTAAGGAATAATATATTATGTAACAGAAATTTAATGAGGGATTTAATGGAAAACATGAAAGAAAATATTTCAACAGTTAAAAAATCTATTATTTGTTTTGTGCTACTAACTTTTGCCATTAGCGGTGTTATCTGGTTTTCAATGGTTAGTACCGGATTGACACTTATATATAACATATTATTAATGTGGACCCCTGCAATAGCAGCCATAATTACAGCTTTAATATTTTTCAGGAGTCTTAAAGGATTCGGATGGGGGCCAGGGAAAATAAAATATTTAGCTCTGGGTATTATCCTACCTGTATTGTTGAGTATATGTACCTACGGATTGTTCTGGTTAATAGACGGAGGTCTTGGAACTTATACAGGAAAATTTGGAAATCTACTGATCTTCAGTATTATCGTCAGCATATTCCTGGGATTGGGTGAGGAAATTGGTTGGAGAGGTTTTCTGGTACCCCAACTTGCTAAATTAACCAATTCATTTACGGGGATAGGATTTCTCAGCGGTATAATATGGGCGTTCTGGCATTTCCCAGTTATATTAATGGGATCCTATGTTGCAGAAGTTCCATTATGGTGGTCGTTACCCCTATTCTTCGTTGGAAACATATTATTTGCCTTTGCATTAGCATGGTTCAGACTGAAATCTGGTAGTATATGGCCAGTGGTGTTATGGCATGGACTCGATAACAATATGACAAAAGTATTTACTCCATTATTTGCTGGTGGAGCATCAGCATATTATGTGGGAGAATCAGGAATCATCACAATAATACCCATGCTAATACTGGTAATCATATTATGGTACTATAAGGATAGATTACCTGATCTAAGAATTAAAAATGATGAAAAGGTAAATTCCTGAATTAAAATTCTTTTCATGATTCATTGAAATTCAATACACATTGAGGAATGTGAAGATATGGATAGAAAGGTTTCAAATGTTTTAATATTGGTTTTAGTGGTATTTTGACTGGAGCGTCGATTTATTTTCTGCAGAAAATGGATACAACAAAGATGAACACTCCCAGCTAAACAAATACAACAAGTATTATAAAATAACTTTATCAATAAGAACTGAAAGGAAAAATTTATTATTAATCAGATACGTTTCGTTTATAATTTAAATTCGTGGAGTAGGGATTAAATGGAATCTGTTGGAAAAATAAAAAAAGCAATAATAACCTTTTTAATTTTGAATTTCGGTTTAAGCAGTGTTTTTTATTATCTTATGGTTACAGGAGAAAATAGCCAGTTTTATGTTTATCTTGTAATGTGGTGCCCAGCAATTGCCGCCATAATCACTAGTCTAATTTTTTATAGGAGTATTAGAGAGTTTGGATGGAGACCGGGTAAGGTTAAATATCTTATAGGGGCTTATTCCATTCCTCTAATTTATGCTTTGATCTCTTTTGGGGTTTTCTGGATTTTAAATCCAGGCACCCTAAAAGGGGGGATAGATCCTATTGGTGTGCTTATGGCGGTGATATCTGGGACTTTAACTTGTGTCCTGACAGCTTTGGGGGAAGAAATTGGTTGGCGTGGTTTCTTGGTACCTCAGATGGCCAAAATAACATCATTTACCAAGGTGGCGTTAATAACTGGAATTATCTGGGCTGGCTGGCACTATCCTGGAATCATATTTGGTATATATAATGCGGATACTCCTTTATGGTATGCTCTGCCAGTGTTTACCGCAGCGATAATAGGAATGAGTTTTTTACTGGCATGGTTCCGCTTGAAATCGGGCAGTCTGTGGCCACCAGTGTTATTCCATGCCAGTAGTAATCTATTCTTGCAATTCATTTTTGATCCACTAACCATGCAAACCGGGATAACCAAATACTATTTAGGAGAAACAGGAGTCTTCACTGTGGTAGCTATCTTAGTGTTTGCATTCATTTTCTGGACATGGAGAGATAAACTGCCGGATACTTTGATTAAAAAGGATCAGGAAAATAGTCCCAGTTAAAAAATAAACTCTGAATCGAAAATTCGTAAATGATGCACAAAGTAGGGGGTATAAGTATTTAAACTTTTAGAAATGCTTTTTTAAATCTACAAATGTCCATTCCATATGAGGTGGAACATTGAACCGCACTTTTAATCTTCAGGTTTTATTACCATTTGATAGGAGGTTCCTTATCAATAAAAGGCCCTCCTTTTCTTCCTCTTCCGGTTTTTTAAACAAATTTTTCTGGATATGTTCTAGAAATTCCTTCCATGATAAATTTGAATTATCTAACCGCTGAACACATCCCCCCCCCCCCCCCAGAATAATTTCATTATATTAACTTATCATTTTACGAGACAAAGCTAATAAATTGTTACAAGTATAAAACAATCATTTTTGGACTATCCAATATGCATCCATCATAATAATTATTGAGAGTTTTTGGATACCTTACTAATAATTAGTCATTTACAATCTCATTTCCAGTAATATTTATTCTATTCTAGAAAAACTTATGTGGACACCTTTTTCTGTAAGTAAGGTGTTCCAGTTTCACGTGGTTTGAAACTATTTTACATAATTTAATGGATTAAATCTAATTTAGCTAATTTTTAGGTGGAGTATCAAGTGAATTTATTTTAGATTTCATTCAACCCACATTTTCAAAGGTCTAAATTGGGATTATTTGGCATTTACCTGTACTATTAGTTGGTAGTTACGTCGGCGGCACCCCATTATGGTGGACTTTACCCATATTTATAGCCGGAACCATTACGGCCAGCTTTATATATTCCTGGTTAACCATAAAATCAAAAAGTCTATGGCCAGCAGTGCTGCTACATGCAAGCGACAATTATTTTACTCAACATCTTTTTGAACCTTTAGCGACTGGAAATCTGGTTCCATGGTTATTAGGTGAAGGAGGAATATTGGTTCTGGCAATAGTAGTTATATTTGCCCTTACATTCTGGATGTTAAAATATAGATTACTCGATCTAACAATTAATAGACAAAATTAACATAAAATAAGAAGTAATGGGTTTAATGAGCCTAAAACTGAGATTTAAATATTATAATTTCTTTTTATTTTTTTAGTATCATGATACCTGTTTATTTATTTAATAAGGATATTTAATAAGGATTATTTGGAGTTATTTACTTTTGTTTTGGTGAACACCGTTAAATTCCGCCATAATGAAATTCAATCAACTTAAAAATAAAAAGCAATTATAAAACTAATAACTCCTATTAAAAACAAAATACTAGTAACTAATTTGAAGAAATCTTATAAAGCCCTTCAGATTTCCTTTTTACCATATATGAAATGCCTAAAAGTATAAAGAATAATCTGTTGATGCGTATGGAATAATCATAATACTTCTTTTCTAAATAAACTGTAAAAAACTTTTTTTGACATTCCAAATAGATAAAATAAAAAAATTAGGGAATTTTATCCCTCATAATTTACAGAAAGTTTTCTGGTTTCTTTATTTTCACATCTAGGACAATAAACTTCGTTTTTACCAGTTTGTTCCATGTAATGTCGACATTTGGTACACATTGCTTTTAGAACACCTAAATCATTCTGGGAAGTTTTCAAATCAATATTATCTAGACCCATAACCTTGGTTACTTGAGCCTCTACAATATCACCAATCCTAAATGCATCTGTAAGCTTAGCAACATAACCCTTCTGGGCTTGTGAAATATGTATTCCCCCGGTAAATCTTATTTGAAGCTCCCTATCATTGTTTTTAAGTTTATCTATTCTCACAAGAGCTCTTTGACCCCTAACTTCAGCTATTTGTCCTAAAACAGTCATTCCTGGCGCTAAAGTTGATGGAGTATTTGTTTTTGGGACTACAGATATTTTTTTATTTTTAGCATCTACAGAAACAGTTCCTGTAATCAGGGCTTTTATCTTACCTTTTTCTTCATATGTCCATTCAGATGGAACAAATTCTTCACTGACACCTAATAAGTCTCCTGGAAGTACAAAATCTCCAGATTTAGTTTTCATCTATTCACCTCGACTTAAAAAAGTAATAATCATTCAATATTAGAAAATAATATTAACTTTTTGTATTATAAATAAACTTAGGAATTAAACTTTTAGATCTTACTATTATATAGAGTTTATCATGTTTTCATTCTCATCATATTTAATCTCATCCATTTCATAGTCTGACCAATCCCTTTTATCCAGAACAATTTCAAGTTCTTGAGGAGTTATCAACGGTTTTTCATACATATTAGAATCATCTATCGCAATTCTAGGACAAGCTGTTATAACAAAGGCATCCACATCCCTATAAGCCATCAACAAAGTGGGAGAAATACTATCCATCATAATTATTTCTGCACTCTTTCCACTACTTTGAATCATTTCTTTTAACCTGCAAGCCAATTCCAATCTAAACTGCCCCTCTTTAGAAGACACAATAATACCAAATTTATCCGAATCCCCTGCTTTGACAATTTTAGCAAACCTAACCCGGAGAATTTTATCTGAAAATTCATCAATAGATCGGACATCTCCCATGTAAGGATCAGCGATTATTACCGGTCTTCCTGTGAAAAGTTTGATTCCTAGCGGATGGAAATTACCACCCCCCACATATAAAAATGCATCCA harbors:
- a CDS encoding translation initiation factor IF-2 subunit alpha (eIF-2A; functions in the early steps of protein synthesis by forming a ternary complex with GTP and initiator tRNA) — its product is MVRRKSQWPDEGELVVGTVHKVLNYGAFASLEEYEGKEAFIHISEVSSGWVKNIRDYVRENQKIVARVLRVNPRKGHVDVSMKRIREDQRTKKIQQWKIEQKAEKLLEFSAKSLGKDLDMAYNEVGYELMDTFGDLYGAFETAAEEGENALLDKGIDSEWAKIITEIAKKNIVPPEVQITGYVDLESYSINGVEVIKEALMKAEDDNISVQCVGAPRYRLIVKSTDYIQAEKMLKDAADKCIDAVVAAEGKGEFYRELE
- a CDS encoding 30S ribosomal protein S27e; the protein is MVIFQNHQSNYLKVKCMDCGNQQIVFDHAASVVQCIICGKTLVKPKGGKSEILAQVVEVLD
- a CDS encoding 50S ribosomal protein L44e — encoded protein: MKIPKQRRTYCPSCKKHTDHEVFQSKKRKASELKWGQRQFRRVTSGYRGYPRPLPSGNKPVKKLDLRYKCKECGKSHIKRNSFRVGKVDFVAR
- the pcn gene encoding proliferating cell nuclear antigen (pcna), whose translation is MFKAVLTDPSILKTSFDAISSIVDEVQMQTDNEGLRLDALDRSHITFVHLELKADLFDEYSCSEPQKINVDTEELMKVLKRAKADDVLELSLDEGNLIVTFEGEARRVFKIRLIDIEYEAPAPPELEYPTVFEVPFSLLKDSIQDIDIFSDKIVLTVDEDKFFASAEGEFGDAKIEYLHGEKIEEKAKSVFSLEKIKEMLKADKFSDIISLRLGNDMPLNLRLKMVSDDGELSFLLAPRIESEE
- a CDS encoding transcription factor S; this translates as MEFCPKCGTIMFPNKDGCFVCKSCGEEKKITKELSNQYEVSQKISTKETVIFTGDDIKTLPTTRAICPKCGNKEAFWWLQQTRRADESETRFLRCTACGQTWREYD
- a CDS encoding DNA mismatch repair protein MutT, translated to MKRPLLTVDAAIFCGNESIILIKRKNKPFRGYWALPGGFVECGETVESAVIRESKEETGLDVNIEGIVGVYSDPDRDPRGYVVSICFLATSDGDKLKADTDASEVNLFNLKEIANLELAFDHEKIIKDAIKLKIKNIEGN
- a CDS encoding DNA-directed RNA polymerase subunit L, whose translation is MKIIKDTKKELEIEIEGESHTLCNALRNILMEDKDVSSAAYVIEHPIVGEPKLYINAKNPKKSLKKASETLKSRCEEFKDLIAAAETDKTTKSKKSSKTKKTTKKKAKSTKTSKAKKSTTKTSKAKTKKSTKKSKK
- a CDS encoding RNA-binding protein yields the protein MKTKSGDFVLPGDLLGVSEEFVPSEWTYEEKGKIKALITGTVSVDAKNKKISVVPKTNTPSTLAPGMTVLGQIAEVRGQRALVRIDKLKNNDRELQIRFTGGIHISQAQKGYVAKLTDAFRIGDIVEAQVTKVMGLDNIDLKTSQNDLGVLKAMCTKCRHYMEQTGKNEVYCPRCENKETRKLSVNYEG